The Solea senegalensis isolate Sse05_10M linkage group LG14, IFAPA_SoseM_1, whole genome shotgun sequence genomic sequence ttattaggaagcacaacataaatcaggttgttcaactccaggaatgtctcagagacattaagtcctggatgaccagtaactttctacttttaaagtcagaaaaaactgaggtcattatactatAAACCTCAgagacatcaccatggcttgcAGAGTTAACTGCCCTCTATGATACTGTAAAGGTCTCTGTCTTACTGTCTATCAGATATGTATGTGAGATAATGTCATTTGTGatacatttgaattgaatggaATTGACAGCTGGTTCCTTATAGCTGGCATGTGACCAGCTGTCACGTACCAAAGCCCTGTTAGTTATACTTGCCCATAAACCAGTTGGTGATGGTGAGTTGTACTTAACCCATTCAACCCCTCCTTGTTACACACCAGGAGTCAACACACACATTGGGCTCAGGAACATATCTGTGTCCAGGGAGTAATGAAGGTCGGGTACTTCTCCCAGCCTGTGACCAGGTCCAGGATTCAAACTGGCTACCCTCAGGTTACAAAGCCCTTTTCCTCTCCCCTGCACATGATGTTGGTATAGAATGTCCAGAGAAGTGGTTCCACATATTCTGCAGAGATTCTCCCACCAGCTCCCTCGTCTAATTACAGCCTcgtgtgagaacacagcaggagaaattCACTGGGtgattgtttttcacttttgatttaatttgacatGAATGCTCAGCTACGACGACTAGTGGTGCTCAAGTATGACATAGTGGCCCCTTCAGGCTCCCGTGCTTAAAAGCTGCCTCCTTATTAAACTGCCTGCGGTTGCGATTTCCTCTTGACTACATGCAACATGTAAAAGAAAGATTTCAGACTTTTGGGATGTTTAAATTGCAGACACATCCCCTTTTCGTGTCATTTTACCTCTAAGACTCCGATCCCAGCTGCGATTCCTCCCACAATGTTGGCATGTTCTTGGAAGACCTCCAGGATGTGTTCAAAACAGCCCTGAGGACGGACAAGGCAAACATGTGCATTCCATGTACAACACCGGTgctgcgtgtctgtgtgtcgtTTGCTGTCTCACCTGCACAGCACTGCGCTCTGCCTCGCCGGGGCTGCAGGGGGCGTTGTTGGTCCAGCAGCAGCTGGGCGGCAGACTGCCCCCATTCTCTTTTTCAAAGTTTGAGCCCAAAAAGTCTGTGTAGTTGGTGAAACCGCAGCATCTCAGCTGGATGGAAACAGTGGATAGTAATGAAGCTTTTACAGGGTTGAAAATGATCTAGTAATTCCCACAGTGTGATCcgtacatttaaaataataaaataattgaataattattcTATTGGTATCATACTGTTGTTATTTACCTCTGTCATGGTGGTGTTCCAGATCTTAGTGACCACAGGCTCTTGACCGTAATCATTCTGTAAAGTCGGGGTCGCCCACGCTTTGAGGATCCCCTCAGcctgtggaacacacacacacacacacacacacgcacacacacacacacacactggcattaCTCTCATAACCTTTACATTTCTCTCTGAAGGAATGAGTTCTCATCATTAATAAAATGCCATCATCATGTATTGgcatgtaaatatgtatatgtatatatatatatatatatatatatatatatatatatgtataaaaaagcTCACATTTCCATTCATACATTTAGGGAAAAATCACTGACTCACTGTCACTAAACATctcatatgcacacacacattctttgtgtgtgcattgtgtggcagcacaaaaaaaaagtgttgcgggtctctctctcacacgtcATGTCGATCCCTACTGTCTTACAACCAAGGCAAGCAGACAGGCACCTGTGTGTCCGTAAAATGATTGTTAAGTCAGACTCTTACTTCACGattattatagtatattatagaTATATGATATGACATATCTATATGATAGGGTTTATTATAATACTGTTCTGGAAACACAAGTCTGACCAAAGTAGACTTCCAGGGAGGTTGTGTCCTATTCAGGGGAGCAGAGCTGTCCTTCACTCGTGACCCGTAATTCAAACCATGGCTTTTACTGTCACAGTCcaacagcctcacacacacacacacacacacacacacacacacacacacacacacacacgcacacacaccaccctgaaaattaaacactgagccTGATTTCCTGAGCAGGAGAGGAAATTCTCTGGGAGTCACCTATTCatcacaaattaaataaatcttcTCTCACACAAAGCACCTGGGAAATAAACAGCGTCGGGCTGGCAcctgcaaaaaatgaaaaataaatcaaaaagatGGCGGAGCCATTATTCACcattctacttcttcttcttctttatggTCATAAATAAGAGGAGGGAGCagcatttacatatatatggcTCCTCCTGATGGCTTTGGTCAGGACACATTCTGTGTGATATTCGAGTTTATGCCAAACGCAGGTTAGCTGTCAGGTcttttattgtggaaaaattCCTTAACCCCCCCCCCCCCTCAGTGGAGTGTGTTATTTTCTCCAGTTTGATGAATAATCCAGTcgcatacactcacacaaagacagcgtctgatgaggaggagagtgggtgtgtgtgcacgtgtccGTGTGTTTATCACgagactttttctctcttctctctctctgtgtgtgtgtgtgtgtgtgtgtgtgtgtgtgaatgtaaagaAGGTGCACAACATGCCCCAGGGGATGCTGGGATACATGCCACAATTAAAAGTGCCCCCCACAAGAAGCCGAGAGAGTGGCTGAGATCAGAGAGGGTTATTACCAGCAGGCTAAttcatcactgtcactcacttCACCGGCACtccctggcacacacacacacacacacacacacacacacacacacacacacacgtgcgcggaggacactcaaagacataatgcattcccaaacccctttaccttaaccatcacaactaaatgctgcctaacccttaacctaaacccaattccaGCCCTGAAACCATGTTTTAACCCAGAGCAGGACAAAGATCACACACGTGAACGCCTGCACACGCGTGATCAAATCTTCACCGTCACATGTTATTGATCAcatgttgttttacagtgttttactgtgtgacaAGTAATtgtcaatatacagtatgtatatatggcAGGGATTCACAGGCTTGTGTTTTAAGCCTTTAGTAAAGAAATAGCTGATGTTATGTTATGGATGCTCACTTTATAATAACAGTTAATACTGTGAAATATCGCCATATGTTGCGTGACGATATTATAAAAAATGAATCTATTGACATTTCAGTTCACGCGATGGTTcagtcttctgctgctgctcttcaggAGTTTCAGCCTGTACTGTACTCATCACACGGTCAAGTTAAGTTTCCACGAGCATGGTACccggtaccaggtactttttgtAGTACCTGGTCTGGCGAGGTTTCAAGCGAGCTGAGTTGGTACTATGTGTGACGTGTTGTTAAGTGTTTCACCTTTACAGACACTGACACCTTTAATAAACGGTGACATAGAAAGACATTCATAGTCACTTACAGCTTTTCATGTAACTGCCAGTTAACAGTTATTACTGACATTAACAGTATATGAAGTGATTACTTCTTTAACCTGGATAACTTTATTTAATGCTTAGCTAAATAACATGAAGAGTTCACTGAAACTCTTAAAGACATCATCATTAATGTTGTGTGATGTATTGTGAGTTTAAAAGCAGAGGTAATTAGTGTCAGTGATGAACTCGAGCTGTCGTTAGTGATGAGAAATGAAACGGTGAAACTGTACTTCAGCACACTCGGCCGTCAGTGAGCGTGAGGCAATAGATGCAGCATCACACCTTCTTCATTAATCCACTGTGAAGGTCCATATCTGCCCTTGTAATAAATCTCCACTCTGGTCACTTCCCAAGAACAACCATGACCACTGACGGCCTCTCATAATGCCCGCTGGAATTGCTTATTAAATCTCAGTTATTCCCACAACCTGAACGTTATTGGCTCTCGGCTCAGATGAGCGGTGGAGGCTCCGGCCGCCCACAGACAGATTTATGCTGCAGATAAGTAGAACAGAATAGATCAAGGCGTTATTTATCGCCTCCTTCCATTGTCTGCGCCTCTGTCTCTTAGTTATCGACACAGGCCactatatatatgcatattaGATGTATATTAGCCATATTCATTATTCTGATGCTATTGTGTTTACTGTGTCTTATAAGAAGCAGGAGACGGACAGCTCGCGTCCATGATGGAACCCGTGATGTCCTTTGTGTCTGTAATGAACACATGATGCTAAAAGCTAACACACAGCTCATTAAATGGACTCTGAACTATATCTATGATCTCCTTAAAGAAGATAAATATACAAGTTATGTCGTGCATTTTATTGAGCTTTAAACAATGGCTCACAcgccccccccccctctctctctctttccccctcGCCTCACACAGTGAGTGGCTCGCTCCGTGCTGTCAATTTGCCTCCCGCCAAATGCCATTTACATCGCTCGCCTTGGTCAGCCTGGCTTTGGTAAATGACAGGCGAGAGATGGAGAAGATttatttcagcagcagcagcagcagcagcagcagcagcttctttgTGTGAGAGCAGACACACGTGGGATTGTGCATGACCAgaattcacacaaacacacaaagtgcaCAAGAAGTAGAACCTTGAtttaaggttaaaggttaatTTTCTCTAAttcaagcaaaaaaacaaccctaGTGGGACATTTTCAATGATTAGTAATCAGCAGGTTTTCAGTGTCATGTCAACACTTACAGTGTTTGgcaaatgactttaaatgacattttaatccCAAACTCTGAACATAATCTGGTGTCACATGATTATAGGTCACAGACCCTCATTTCTGCACGAACACACAACCAAGACGACGACGGTGCATTCACTACTTTATTGTTTTCAGTTACTACAGCTACAGCCTGCcgttaaaatgtaataatgtaacaaaataatcatttataacATGTCGTATTACTTTGTTACTACAAAAAAGTAACATTTGACTGAAAGGCGTGGCCTAACACCACTGATGAGTGACATACAATTAACTGTCAGTTAAGTGTCAGTGAGTGGGAACTCAACCATCATTTAACTAGTTCTAGACTAGTTCTGTGAATTTATCatcaatatatgtatatatatgtatatatatatatacatatatatatgtatatatatactgtatatatatgtatatatatgagtatgtatatactgtatgtatatactgtatgtatatcttTACTGTTCCCTCGCTGCTCGTGTTAACTCTTAAACAACAGACTGGTTcagaaacaaactcattttactTCAGGGGTTTGATCTCAAGTCCATTcaagaccagtaaaataatgtaaacaacaagatttttcccttttcttttacatttgatGAAGGATCTTTTTATAATATCACGCCTCAGTGCATTACAGCTTACAGTATAGTGAAATATAGTATCTCACATAATGATTTCAGTCTCATCCtgcgggccagattggaccgtctgattctggcccgcgggccatatgtttgacacgaTCAGTTTAGCCCCATTATTGGTTGTAGCCAACCCCACACTGCTTTACTAACAGCATTATAACTTTGTGTTTGAGTGACACTCTCTGgacagcggtggatcagtggaggagaggagccTGTGTTTGAATGGAATAAGCTCTGCTGTACAAATGTGAATGGGTGACTGTGTCGCGTGAGGAGCTTTGAAagcatttttacagtgtagtttaCAGAAGCACAAACAATGTCATTGGTGCAGATTCCCTCTGATACATCATATTggattcaacaaaaacaaaatactctactttctattttctttattaGAATTGCagtcttctctaacctccttttTACGTGGCTCATAATTTCATAATTATCATATGAGGCCCTAAATGGAAAtggagcctgtgtgtgtgtgtgtgtgtgtgtgtgtgtgagggagaggtGGACACGTATGTAAATAGGCTGTTTTGCATATAAAATGCTTTAGCTTCAATATCCCAGAGTAATAAATTGCTcaaagtgagagagtgagtgcgcACACAGCCCCAGGCCATCCCGCAgtcattaagaagctgaatgtAGTGAGGCGGACACAAAGCCAGTAATTCAATGATGGTAAGATCCAGAGAGTGGGATGAGGAGGTGACAGGGTGAGAGGAGTGAGAGGGGGAGCGGGTTTGTGAACTTACAAATGAGGAGTAGGCCAGAGCGACAACTCCTGCTGCCACTTCAgcgatgaagatgatgaggatgatggagAAGAACTGTGTGGACAGAAGGAGAAGATCAATAATGTTGATCTGTTTTATTGTCTAAGAATATGCAACAACACTGGGGCAGCGACCTACAGTTATGATTAGTGGTTATTTGTCGTCTAATATGATGGATTCATGTTGATAATctttaaattatttgttttcattcaaactgtgcaatcaaaacaaacaaagaatatatatatatatataaaaaaatattgggATTGATCAACTAAAAATCCACAGGAAACGGAGCTACATACGAGttaaaataaacaggaagttgtttttaaataaataaataaataaataaaggaaccCCAAAGGATTGAGAATGAATACTCTCCTGAAACATGtggagagaaaatcactgattcagATCAGATCAATCTGATCCACTTGAAATTCTTCATTCAGATTCACCAAAGTGAAAGAAACTTACAAACTGTCCCTGTGTGTCAGGTGAATATTGTCTTTTTACCCCTGGTCACATGGCACAGtctacattcattcattcatgttcatgtttcacCTTGTATAAATCTAACTAACatgcatgcttttattgtgaaaatgtgcttgATGTTCTCGTGAACATGGCACATGAAGACACTATCTTCAGCTtagttttcacattttatttacattcacattctAAAAAGAATTTACACAGCATTTAAATGATTGACATTCAGAAtgaatgtgtattatttataatttcttCCTGTGGTAAAGCACCATAAAGGGCCGTGAACGGTGTCATATCCTGGGTGATTTGCGCAGTAATTGTGCTTAAATGCCTATAAAAAACTGTGATGTTGACAAAGCTTAAGGCTGATGACAGAGAAAGGACAGCGACACAGAGCTTGACTTTGTCAGCTGAGTGTAACAGATGCTGCGTCATCATTCAGAgggatgtgagtgtgtgtgtgtctgcagtgagaCGTGTGCTTAATGAGCTTAATAATGAACTGTGCTGTTCATACAGAAGcacaaacactgattaacattttctaacgttttctgacattttatggaccaaacgattaatcgagaaaataatcgtcagattaattgattatgaaaataatggttagttgcagctctatattAAAACAAGTGAAGCACAATTGATTAGTTACAGAAGACAgagagtaacacacacactcactcactcactcacacacacactcactcactcactcactcacacactcactcacactcactcactcactcacactcacacacactcctcactcactcacacacactcactcactcactcactcactcacacacacacactcactcactcactcactcacacacactcccactcactcactcacactcactcactcctcctcactcactcactcactcactcctcacacactcacacactcactcacacacacacacactcactcactcactcactcactcactcactcactcacacactcacactcactcactcacacacactcactcacacacacacacactcactccactcacactcacactcactcactcaatcacactcctcacacacacactcactcctcactcattcactcactcacaccactcactcctcacactcacacacactcacactcactcactccactcactcacactcacacactcactcacacacacactccatcacaatcacacactcacacactcacacactcactcacacacacacactcactcactcactcactcactcactcactcacactcactcactcctcccacactcactcctcacacacacactcactcactcacacactcactcactcacacacacacactcactcacacactcactcactcactcaaagtGTTTTAAAGAACGTGACCTCTGAACCCGGAACGGAAGACGcgggagagagcgagggaacgaaggagaagaaggtgaagaagaagaaggagaagaaggataGCGCCGACAGCGAGTCGATAGATAGCTTGATCTTAATTCCATCCCATGATCTTATCCTAAGGTTTGAGCTGATTAAAGTTGTTGGACAGATAACTCCATTATCGGTGTGTGGACTGTAACTGCTGCACGTACAACACCATGTCATTGTCTTTCTCAGTCCACTCTTGATTCACTGGTACAAGCTTTCGTCACCCTCTCgccccagactcctccccctttaaTAAACGCCGGAGCTGTGGCTGTGTTGCCGTTCTCTCTCCGTGTGAAAGATCGAGACGCTCGTCTCACTGAGAACCTCACACGACCACACATTAGTCTCAATCAGACATTGGGCAGCGTTAGCttacgaagaagaagaagaaggaggttTAGTGACCCTTTAAACATCAACTTGCTTTTGACATGAAGCGGTTGTGGTTGACGTACCGTGAGCAGCAGACATTTGCTCTCTTTGTGAGCCCCACAGCATCCCAGAAGccccagcagcaccagcagaatCCCGATGGCGATGCAGAAAAAGCCCACGTTGACAAACTGCATGTTTTGGCTTGAGAATGGCCCCAGCAGTTTCAGGAAGGAACTTCCATCCACGGTCACCCAGATCCCCATGGCAAGCAGCGTCAGGCCCCCGAGCTGCAGCGGGATCCAGGAAAAACACGATCAGTATAGAAGTGTCCGAACATTTCAATGTGCATGTGTTCAACAAGCATGTGAAGCGCTTCACTTCCAACACTTGTCAATCATGGCTTTGCCAGCAGTCATTCAGACGGGGTCAAGTCAATAGCTCTTGAGGGGCTGATAGATTTAAGAAATGTAAAGCCGTCTCACATCACTAACTCTCTCTCCTACTATTACCTCGTAGTGACACTGTGACACTTCAATATCCCCTCTCTCATTCAGAGGCGAGGATTGTTTTGTGAGCCTGAGAGTGATGCCAGGCCTCAGGCCTCATATTACGTGTCGCGGCCAGGCAACAACTCCGCCCCTTTTTACATCCaggttgaaatgaaatgactgcACCACCTTTATCTCCAAGCTCATGTCCCACACGCACAATGAACAGGAATCCATTCTGTGATCATTTGGTGATGGAGGGCAACACCAGCTTTGGACGCAGAGGCTCAGGAATTAAAGCTTGGACAACACAAGACCAAAGAACTGTCCAGTGGACACTGGAAGCTGTGAACGAccattatttcacaaaaaataactcATGTCAATTCTCAATTACAGTATGTTTGGTAATGAAGTTTCTGTATCATGTATAAAAACACGATCGCTTCTCACCACTGGTGCTGAACTGATGGTGATGAATGTGGTTGGTTTTAAGAGGCACGAGAAGATCATGATGAACATCAGATCCCTTCGTCTGAGTACTTGTCTATACTGAGTACTGACTACTTAATAATACCATCAAAGCACCAAGAATATTTTGAAATAACATTCAAAAGTGTTGGTAGAGTGAAGACAATTCCTGTGTGTTTAATGTTCAAATCtcaaacatttgggtttgacatgaACAGATGAATATAAGACAAGAGATGTGTTCAAAACCTCTGTAACTGTAAGGAACAGATAATGACATTGAAATGAATAATAGTTCATAGTAAGTGTCAAACCctttgctgtgtgttgtgtgcttcTTGTGCTACTTGTGTTGAAGGAGctactttcctcctcctcctcctcctcctcctcctcctcctcttgacaGTCGAGCAGAGCACAGGTTACAGTCTGCTCTACTTTTTCcaaactttaaaacacatgtgcttctcacctgctcagctcacttACAGATACACAAAGTTGTATCAGATGCAGCATCAGAGTCGTTTTATGAATACAAATACGAGTTCACAAGGACAGCATGGGATACGTGGACCAGATACTGGTATCAGGTCGTCCCTAAAAAACATTGTCCTTGTCAGCTTTGGTTACAGTGATTGTCCAGACTGTCGACAGACAGACGACGATAAACTGGACCCAATTTGTTCTGATTCGTCAGAAACTTTGCTAACACTTACAATAAGGGCATTAATTAACATTAGTAAATGCTGTAATAAGCATTTACTAATGataattaatgttttaactACTCTTTTAATATTATTCAGGTTCATTAAGGTACATTATTCAAGGGTTTATAAAACTACTGGTAATGTCAGACAATATCAACAGTAATAACTTTTTATGCGAGTGTGGAATGAGTGTTTCTTAACTgtaattaagcatttattacCATTGTTAATCTTTATTAATGCTCCTGTTGAGTCATTTGTAACCGTTTTCACTGACGTTAACGGTAGTTTTATAGAGCCATGAGTAATTCATCTAACCTGGTTAGCATTAATAAAAGGTGagttaaaacattaattaacagtaagtaaaaaacactttgtttccaCGGTTTCATGAGGAAACTAAAGGGTTTGTTATCAAGTCACGGCGTGGTGTAAATGTATCTGCGTTCATCATAATAGCACTAATCTTCAGGCTGGCCGGGGTGGGCTCAACTTTCACTGTCCCCTTCTTTACTTGTTGTTTCAGGCAGTGTTGAGACTGTAACAGCtcatgtttcacagtaaatatcTCTTTGCAGGAAGTAACGAGCTCCAGTCAACGTGACATGAACACTTactggaaacacagcaaagtAGAAGATAAAGGACGAGCGCGAGGGCTGTGGGAGGCAGGAAGTACCGTGAGTGTCCTGTACTGGAAGACTGTGAATGATCGTACTCATTACTGTGCACTGTGAGGAGTAAATAAGTGGCcatcaaaaccaaaaaacactaGAAATAAGGATGgctatgtttacatttgatcACTAATGATTCTGTCACGTTGTCTTCTTTTGTCGTGTGCTTTAAAATCTCCACCTGAAGATATGAGACGAGAGTGAATGTAATTGTCCTGCGGAGAATCACTCACAGTGTTCTCTATTAGCTTTACTGATGCTTATCAATTGTTCCTATTGATACTACTCAGTGTAAACAGTGTTGCACTAAATTAACACATGATATGAAAACGTGAGAGGATTTCATCAggtattttattgctttttccATAATGTTAATGAATtggtaaatgtgaacaaaagtGGAACAAATCAACGTTTCTGCTGCGTTTCGTTTATATCAGAACTCGGAGCTGAGTGTGTTGGAATCCTGAGTTGAAAATCAGAAGACATTTCTCTGACCCACGGTCAGCACCGTTACTCGGTCAGCACCGTTAATCGGTCAGCACCGTTACTCGGTCAGCACCGTTACCCGTTCAGCACTCGGTCAGCACCGTTACCCGTTCAGCACCGTTTAGTTAGACCTCAGCACCGGTCAGAATCGATACGGTCAGGTCAGCACCGTTAATCGGTCAGCACAGTTACCCTGTCAGCACCGTTACTCGGTCAGCACCGTTACCCGGTCAGTGTGACGATACTTCCATGCTGACCAATTAGAAGCACGGGTTCTTGATAATAATCCCTATTTATAAACACAACTGTAACATTTATGCTAATCatagttttgttttctcttttgggTAAAACAGACTTTTGTGTTATTATGGGATGCAGTAAAAAGTGtatgcgcgcgtgtgtgtgtgtgtgtgtgtgtgtgtaaaacctgCTCATAACAAAGCAGAACCGTGTCACATGATTGGTCTTACAGACTGGAGATGATCTGATCCCACTGTCATTATCTCTTTACTCTCTCCATGTGTGCACCTCTGAACTCCTCTTCCTTATCCTCCTCACCACGTATTTGagtcatttccttttccttcctcGTGCTGTGCAGGAACCATGTTTGAATCCTGATATTGTCTGTCAGGCTCCATCAGAGTCAGCGCTTCTCGCCTGACACTCTGCACACCTCCTGTCAAACGCTGATGTCTCCCATGTGAGAATCAGCTCAGcccttcttctctttgtctctt encodes the following:
- the LOC122781196 gene encoding tetraspanin-1 isoform X2 — translated: MGCFTFVKLMMVLFNLLISLGGLTLLAMGIWVTVDGSSFLKLLGPFSSQNMQFVNVGFFCIAIGILLVLLGLLGCCGAHKESKCLLLTAEGILKAWATPTLQNDYGQEPVVTKIWNTTMTELRCCGFTNYTDFLGSNFEKENGGSLPPSCCWTNNAPCSPGEAERSAVQGCFEHILEVFQEHANIVGGIAAGIGVLEIAAMIVSMYLYCRLDKRVS
- the LOC122781196 gene encoding tetraspanin-1 isoform X1, whose amino-acid sequence is MGCFTFVKLMMVLFNLLISLGGLTLLAMGIWVTVDGSSFLKLLGPFSSQNMQFVNVGFFCIAIGILLVLLGLLGCCGAHKESKCLLLTFFSIILIIFIAEVAAGVVALAYSSFAEGILKAWATPTLQNDYGQEPVVTKIWNTTMTELRCCGFTNYTDFLGSNFEKENGGSLPPSCCWTNNAPCSPGEAERSAVQGCFEHILEVFQEHANIVGGIAAGIGVLEIAAMIVSMYLYCRLDKRVS